A single window of Carassius auratus strain Wakin chromosome 9, ASM336829v1, whole genome shotgun sequence DNA harbors:
- the LOC113108299 gene encoding twist-related protein 2-like, with protein MEESSSSPVSPVDSLVTSEEELDRQQKRFGRKRRTSKKSSEDGSSPGSVNKRSKKPSPSSTQSFEELQNQRVLANVRERQRTQSLNEAFASLRKIIPTLPSDKLSKIQTLKLASRYIDFLCQVLQSDEMDSKMSSCSYVAHERLSYAFSVWRMEGAWSMSASH; from the coding sequence atggaagagagtTCAAGCTCTCCCGTCTCCCCAGTGGACAGCCTGGTGACCAGCGAGGAGGAGCTGGACAGACAGCAGAAAAGGTTCGGGAGGAAGAGGAGAACCAGTAAAAAGTCGAGCGAGGACGGCAGCAGCCCGGGCTCCGTGAATAAACGGAGCAAAAAGCCGAGCCCGAGCAGCACGCAGTCGTTCGAGGAGCTGCAGAACCAGCGCGTCCTGGCGAACGTCAGGGAGAGGCAACGGACTCAGTCGCTCAACGAAGCCTTCGCGTCTTTGCGCAAAATCATCCCCACGCTCCCCTCGGATAAACTCAGCAAGATACAGACGCTCAAGCTCGCATCCAGGTACATTGATTTCCTCTGTCAGGTGCTGCAGAGCGACGAGATGGACAGCAAGATGTCGAGCTGCAGCTACGTCGCGCACGAGAGACTCAGTTACGCCTTCTCGGTGTGGAGGATGGAGGGCGCGTGGTCGATGTCTGCGTCCCACTAG